The sequence AACAAAACCTTAAATGTAAATAATCGGGCTGCCGCTATACGACTCATAAAATATCTTATAACTAACTTCCAACAAAACTCAACAAGTGAACGGTATGAATTCGGCGCAATCACTTATGCAATGCGGCAAATCGAAGAAATAGTTGTAACTAATTAAAAAACAACACAATGACAATTCCACGTGAAAAAATCGCAATGTGTGCACTGACAGGAGAGTTGCGGGTCTGtagcaaaacattttgaaaattagaatCTCTCGAGTCCGCGGCTTCCAGCCCGAGAGCGGCATCCACACAAATATAACCATTACTCCTTACCTATGCAAAAAAAGCTTCGCCGCTCCAACCTATTTTCGGCTTCCCGTGAAGTTCGTTTAAAACTGCTAAGCACACATCTTTAcacaacatgatgggtgattccaCAAGCAACGCCAGCAcacactcctggcaggatcgccaaatgtgcaattccacatcgcacatacgaatcacccataatgtttacattgcttgcactcgcgactgacctcgtgatgaaggaagaattgactggccgcgaatgtgtctcttgcatgcgatggctgctacgatctgtcatgtgactgaagaacagtatattagacttgttcatgtttataggcctgtccagtgttgtaaaatgtcatttgcattcgttcgTATAATTTTCCTAGAACTTTTTCccgaaggtagctatcaattcatgatgtatggCGAATTTATAGagcttaaatgtggctacaactttgtctaacaagacattgctgtaaatatgtaatctgaggcgtgggaggcaaaatgtcattcaaatgacattatgtcaaatgacacgtgacattttggagagttttcactctccagcctcagatgttatatttagagcaatgtacccttggacaaaaatatagcactactcaagcgttatgagtacatctaaaattatggaataaatttggcttctaaagaaagttatgaacaaattagtcaaatgacatgcagatgacattttacaagcctgggcCTGTCCAACGCCACACACCATCTCGATGCCCTTCTTACGAAGCACTGTGTCCAAAACTCAAATTTCCatatcactttcaatttgagatacatcggaaacaacaaattttcatcaaaaaaacaaattctgatTTGAAACTTAACATATGAATACGTCGAATGCAGAGTAAAACAGACCAATACTCTCATGAGTTTCTGAGTAGCAACACTTTGAAaatggataacttattttcgatacagtccttagtTATATTCTCATTACAATTTTTACAACGAATAATTAGTTTTTGGTTTTTACCTTCCTCCTACACTGTACGTATAGGCCATATATCGTtttatgtctgtatgtgtgttccTATTAAAATAGGCTGGATCGGATTATGGGCAAGTAGTTTTTTTCTTCTCAGAAgctgtttttttattcaaaattaggGGAAAAAGTTTTTCTCAACTTTTCTCAACGAGTTACGAGGATTATCACAATGAGTTGAAATGAATACAAATGAAGGACAATGCAATTTTTTACTTCTCTCATAGCCTATGAGTCATAGGTATGATTTTTACCTTATTACCTTTTTTAAATGTAGGTACGAGAAATGCTCCGACACCGTTTGATCAATCaatcagtatttaaaaaaataagcttAATTCACAATAAGTTCGCATAACAATTCATGACTAATgagccaaacacaattgatacgtttgcgtgcgttttgacagttttcccatggcaaaactgtcaaaacgcacgcaaacgtatcaattgtgtttggcccataagagcAGAAAAATGAAACGAAAGATTCCTCTGAATTTCCACCAGACCCTACTACATCACTTTTTATAGTATAGGTAATGGTTGTAAAATTCTTTTACAATTTAACGCCACAACACTTCATAAACGACAACACTGCGGAGGCCGTGAGGAGCACATTTTCTAACGTTGGGAATGGAGGCGAATGACGATGCGCAATAAGCAACACTCAGCAGGCCAGTGGACGATCGGCTAACAGTGGCTTGTAATTTTCAACTCTGGCATTTCCTTTTTTGCCACCTATCGTTAGGTCCGTCTGGTCAGCCAAGAGTGTCTCCTAGCGCGTAAAAACTATGCCGTCCGATGGCGATGGTTTTCAGCGCCTGGAGTCGGCCAAATTTTCGATTAGATCACCACGAACGCGTGCTGTAAAATGCGTCCAGCAGGAGCTGATCAGAGCCAGTGAAAGGAAGCACCGCCCCAGGAATGACACAAATCGGTACGCGATGGGGGAGACGATGTTTTCGGGTATGGGAAATAGTTTGGAGCAACGACGAAAAGAAGTGTTGGAAGCGGCTCGCAAGTATTTCCCGCAGTGCGACGAAATAGTGCTACATGCTGTTGTTTTGTACAGTGAGAGGTAATTTAGTTATTGTGTGTTTTATGCTCAGTGATTGAAGATCTGATCTTATCAGATTGTTCTCGAGTTTTAACTTTCTAAAAAGTGTTAAATCACTCGTGTGAAATAATGGATTGCTATCATTGAAATGACCTAACcatatttttgaactgtcatatCTACACAAAATATACCTTTTTCAATCACGACAATGATGCAATTTTAAGAATATTAATTCTTACATTCACAGTAAAGTACAAAATCTATCCGAAATCAAACAAAAAGACAAAATCATGCAGAGTATCGGACAGCAGTTTATTCAGGAACCGGTATCCATACGCAAAAAGTATATCAAGGCCGCAATACTCCCCAATAGCAAGCGATTCGCGGTATGCTCGGATCCATTCAAGATCATGCTGGATCTACACTGGAAACAAAGTACTGCAGGAATACGTGCCCAAGATGACAACGCAACTCTAGGAACCAACATCGATATAGGTCCATTCGCCCACAACATCGATCGCGCCGAATCCGGGGAAGAGTGCGATCCCACTCGCTTGCGGATGATCACTTGGACGAACTGCATCCACGAGGCGCGTAATCTTTGGAAGCGTATGACCCCGGAGCAGAAGCTGCCGTTCTTTATGCAAGCGTACATGGCATCGCATTTTCCCGCGACCATGGACCAAGCGCTGTAATTGAATCCAAATTTGTTTTGATTGTTGGGATGTGGGTTTCCtttcggtttttttttcggcACCTTCTGTCAATAACGGGTAATTACTTTTTCTTCGTGTTGAAGGTCTATAAACGATCAGTTCAGTGGCATGTGATTTGCTTGCCGAACAAATTCAAGCGGTGATGATGAATCTGTGTCGACTATTTGCTACCTAACAAGAATGGAATGGGACCTTCTTCTGGAAAAGCAAAAGTATGTATAATGAGACTTGATCGTTTTTCATGTAGGAAATACAATCTAATAAATTGCAGTGGCGTTTAAATTCGAAATTAGGCTTTCTAGATCTGTATTTAATGTTGATGTCACATGAACAAAGGAACATAGGGCGGGAAATGTTCCGTTTTCcgtctcactgaacatatatttatctcatcgcaaaacaaagaaatacagcaccaatatcgtcgcttctttttgctaacacgcgtgcccactggtgaaaaaaatcacaaaaataagaaacaaaccaaattccttttcaatgCTTTGTttctgatgggatggaaataggagctatgggatgaagtgccgaactgtTGCCCTATAAACTATTTTGATTCACATAATAGAATCATAAAAATATGCGCAACATTAAATGAACtttgtaattttaaatcgaGAATTATTTGAGTTTAATCGTTTGTTAAAAAAAGCAGAtttatttgacatttgaatcaatataaattcaaattttcatcatGGTTTGCACTACCTaagaaataattatttattttcacattagacctgtgcgccgattgaaattttaccggcggcggcgtgatagatcattttcagccagtggTGGCTGTTTGGGTCAGCGTGAACTAGTTTTAAGCGCCAAAGTTTCCTCggattttttcagaagttcttcAACGTATTCCTCAGGAacttcctccggatgtttcttcaggaattcctctggaagttcctccaggaattcctccggaagttcctccagcaattccttcggatgtaAATGAATCCTCAGCGTCTCCTATGAATTACTAAAAATGGCCATGTACCGTCTAATTGTCCCATTATCAGACTTTTAAAATAATCTCTACTAACAGTAAAATCAACACCCCCTTCGCCATTTGGAGGCACGAAACATTAAGCGGGTTGTTTTGTCCGAAGGTTGTAAGATGGCGTGCagtaaaaaaagcaaaaactgatGAGAGCGACGAGCAGGAACAAATATATTTACCTACTGTAGAAGATCAGGACAGCCAAATAGCCAAATATGTCGAAGGCGAACATTATTTGCAGAAATATGCGTCGTTATCGTAGAGACTCCTATCGTATTAGCTGGAGCCAGTTTTTTTACAGGAGCAGCCTCATTGGATTGTTCCACGGTAGTCGTCGTAAATCGAAACGGAGGAACCAACGTCGAACTCTTTCAATTCTAGTTATGTGCGTTCTTCAAATATACTTACTTTAAATATAATATACTATATTTGATTTCTTGGTATGGTACTCAGACTTGTACActtgcacgcaaaaaaagcgttcatgaactCATGAACTAACAGGGTCACTGTGTATTTTAAGTCACAGTATTGGTAACAACACTTGCGGTTTCTGGAAAGGGTGACTGGTGTTCTCGAATCAATGATTTAATAATGGTATATTTATAAATGTGACAAAGGGGGGAGAGGGGTTGAAAACCGCCATTTTTTGCGTAACGCTCCCTAAGCACTATGAGAAAGCGgcagtttgtttcaatttttctctattttgcgggacatcatttagaataagTGAAATGCGGGACGTTTCGCGGGACACTTTTCATCGCCGAACAAATGGTGATAACGCGGTACTGTCCCACGACATCCGGGCGTTTGGTCACTTTATACTACCTATTAGTTAAATAATGTCAAAAATTGAGTTTGAAACATTGGTGCTCTGGGGTGTCAGGcctgtgcaattcaacatcgcgcatATTAATCACCCACTGCGAATGTGTATACTTACGATGACAAACAGGATCTGTCATTTGACACATGCATGCTAGGCCTGTTTATGATAATAAACCTATCCAATGCCACACATGTCCCCTcttctccaaaaaaaaatgctgtcaCCCTTTTCTTCTGCATGGAAGAAAATAACACCtacgacatattatgtatcattCGGTTACTCTCTCATCATGATACGAAAGCATCTTGCAGCAAACAATCATTCCCGACACACCATTGTATTGCCAGCATCTCATTTCATAATCGAAGAACACAAATAGTGGCACACCTAAATATGGAAAACCACTCTCAAGGAACTCCCGTGCAGTGGGCGTCTCGACTTGCAATTGTACTCGCAACTCGTGAAGTAACATTTCACTTGTACTTCAAATCACTACCACCACTTCTACTTTTTTCGAATACACGTCCAATCAAACCTCTCGTGTACTTGTGACCTTTCGGATTCACAACACCAAACTACTTGCAGGCCATCGACCATTGCTGAGCAAGAGGCTCTTGGATAAACtgtgggcgtcccaccaacgcagaggaagaaacacctgaatacgggcgtcccaccacgcagaattgtgatcatttcgatccacaataacactattcttcttgcgagcgtcccaccaacgcagaggaagaaacacttgaatgcgaaCATTCACCACGCAGAACTGTGATTTATCTATAGCTACAACAGTCAAACTCTCCTTAGTAAACTATATCGCTCCCTGAGACAACGCATGCGAAAACGATTCTCCTTTTCCATGGTTtgtcttttattcttcttcttatcacaGTTGACTGACTTTTCATAGCGATATAAGtgttgggctgcaaaatggtgggttgacatcaaggaaggagcgcccaacagagctctggtccccacaagtccctatctcacgcttccacgggtcgtccgatgacgaaagaccgccagctaagggttgtgtacttaactggtagtgcagcctgggtactgttgtccttctgacatcagctagagtgagaaggtacgaatctgtgtgttgaggatacggagcaaattcttcaattacagcctaatcaacgtttacgcaccgacaaatgataaatccgacgacgcgaAGGACACGTtatatgaatgtcttgataaagcctatggagagtgcccaaagcatgacgtgaaaattgttatcggagacgctaacgctcaggtcggtagagaggactttttccgtcccataatcggaagggagagccttcactccgctaccaatgacatcggcctacggctagtaaattttgctgctgccagagggatggccatcagaagcacctactttgcacgaaagaacatccgaaagcacacctggagacactcAAATGGCAGAGATGCattctgaacagaacatgagccaagagcgtgtgTTCTAGGTTTTGAACTCTggacacagttcagtgtgcactgggttggtacgcaagcaaagcgatcatggtaactaagattgcttagatttggaactatgcaaaaacatatgagcatgcttgatttctatccgggggatgcccacgtgttccattactagccgaaaatgagtagcatgccgtcgcttgagtttgttttcctaggatataaattgctaagttaggtcagtgctcttgaacagtgtgcagtgttcagaactttttgaacacgaacacgcgttctcgtgttcagatgcatctctgccaaatggtgaaacttgcaaccagatataccatgttctggtggatgggcgtcatttctcggatgttatcgatgtgcgaacATTCAGGGggccgaacattgactctgatcactacctcgttgtcagtaaaattcgatcacggttgtcaactgtatcgaacgaaagatcacagcgaacgatgcgttacaatatccagcgattgtcggcggaaggagtatcggctgagtaccgccaagagctcgacgaacggataagtgcaatcaacattagcgacaacatcaacgatctatgggagtcgatccatggagcggtgagcacaacagcacgagaagtggtaggcactgcacagaggcgacccaggacgggttggttcgatgtggagtgtcagagagtgacagacgagaagaacgttgccagaagccggatgttggggtcgggtacccgatcgaatagagatcggtacaaggaagcaagagcacggttggacggcctcatttgccctctctttaagaaagggcgcAGACGGGAGTGCACCAaataccgaggaataaccctccttgattcggcgtacaaaactatgtcccgtattctgttcaacagattgagaccttcgtcggcgaatatcaagcaggttttcgtgagggccgatcaacgacggatcaaatgtttaccctgagacaaatacTTGATAAATTCTACTTGCGgtcacatcatctgtttattgatttcaaggcggcgtacgattcagtgaaacggaatgaattatggaaaattatgcttgaacatggttttccggcgaaactgatatggCTGAATCGTATAACGTtgaacggatcgaaatcaagtgtaagggttgcggatgaaatatcgacgtcatttgttaccttacgTGGACTAAAGTACGAATCTtctcctgtcataagacgagtttatacaatcccattgaattccaccacttaattgtatcttgacagatacgtatttcgacctcaaatgcctgaagacggccttacctttgaggtcgaaatacgtatctgtcaagatacaattaagtggtggaattcaatgggattgtataaactcgtcttatgacaggtgaaaacattccacctaaaagctcaaaataattttcttatcacgaatcttctgttcaatatagcgctcgagggagcgattagctCTCctagtgtgcaaagaagcggtaccattatcacaagatcgcatatgctccttggatttgcggacgatatcgatattatcgggattgatcgccgtgccgtggaagaggcttttgtgccttttaagagggagacagtgaggattggactcacgatcaataccagcaaaacgaagtacatggtcgctggaaatcaacgtgggttcattggtgatggtggtagcgaaatggtgctggatggtgaaaaatttgaagtggtagaagaatttgtgtatcttggaacattagtgacgtgcgataatgatgttacccgcgaggtgaaaaggcgtcttgcagctgcaaatagggcttattacggacttcgtaaccagcttaagtcccgtagtctgcaaaagaaaacaaagttcgcgctgtatactactctgattcttccggtggctttatacggtcaTGATACATGGAGGAGGGCTTAAGGAGGCTGATCGAAGAGCTTTcgaagtgtttgagcgtaaggtgctgcggacaatactcggcggtaaacaggagaacggtatctagcgacgtcgcatgaatcacgagttgtaccagatGTATAGGAGGATGGGTATTTTTAagtttatacaacacggcagactatggTGGGCTGGTCACATTGTTCGtttgccggaagaacgtcaagcgaagataatatttagtagataacctggaagaggccgcaggcttcgtggaaggccgcgtacacgatggtttTTTGCAGttaaagaggacctgagggcgctcaatatccagggcgactggaagcgattggccaaggatcgagtccagtggataAGGATACTTTATTCGGCGttggttcatcgaagagctgtagcccatcaagtatcaagtaagtataagTGTTTCCAATTCGCGAAAGGATAATTTATATTTCACAATGGTTTCCATATCGGGATAAAACACACTCATGACTATATAATATCAGGAATCACGGCTGTGTTGGAATACTCTTCAGCCTCTTTTAACGTGCATGTTTCATGGCCGGCACcgaaagaatcagagtagtatacagcgcgaattttgtcttcgtttgcatactacgggacttaagctggttacgaactGGGACGgaacttgcaaagaggaaaaaatgttactttatctgctgccagtcaaccgctgtcacgaactgtcagatgCTGCCAGgagctttttgtgtgaaa comes from Armigeres subalbatus isolate Guangzhou_Male chromosome 2, GZ_Asu_2, whole genome shotgun sequence and encodes:
- the LOC134216253 gene encoding uncharacterized protein LOC134216253, coding for MPSDGDGFQRLESAKFSIRSPRTRAVKCVQQELIRASERKHRPRNDTNRYAMGETMFSGMGNSLEQRRKEVLEAARKYFPQCDEIVLHAVVLYSESKVQNLSEIKQKDKIMQSIGQQFIQEPVSIRKKYIKAAILPNSKRFAVCSDPFKIMLDLHWKQSTAGIRAQDDNATLGTNIDIGPFAHNIDRAESGEECDPTRLRMITWTNCIHEARNLWKRMTPEQKLPFFMQAYMASHFPATMDQAL